A DNA window from Methylobacterium sp. NMS14P contains the following coding sequences:
- a CDS encoding EAL domain-containing protein, protein MFSVIGCFAGEHNLWLVGLAALVCALASGTAIELLTHAGRTGGRGRYAWLAVAAAAGGSGIWATHFLAMLAFEPGLPSGYGVGLTLLSYVDAVAITGLGFALAASGRAVQAGLGGAVVGGGIATMHYTGMAAYQVAGHLAWSPALVVVSVGLGAGLGAAALVVGLSATTVRGRYGGAALLILAICGHHFTGMGAVTLHPDPAVAIPSGAIRTGWLAAAVAVASCLILLLAGAALMVDLRERRRADLERERLRSLANAAVEGLVVCRGGEIVSANEAFARLAGLEAALLTGRSLNAYLPDLVPGAGTADQPLETELVPAGGAPIPVEVIMRPVAEYGRLPHHAVAVRDLRARRRAESEIHYLAHHDALTGLANRTSFHARLEREMRAADVQGGRLAVLCLDLDRFKEVNDLFGHAAGDAMLRDLALRVGGLLDPRQLMARLGGDEFAILTPQADGSAERLAERILATLAAVPAASGPVIATSIGVAVYPDDAADQRALLSHADAALYRAKNEGRGTCRRYDASMGAEIRDRRQLEHNLRHAVARGELELVYQPQSQIESGTVTGFEALLRWRHPARGSISPAVFVPIAEETGAILEIGAWVLREACRAAAGWPNPLAIAVNVSAVQLHNPLFVQFVHGTLYESGLKAERLEIEITETALIRDPARALLTLRQLKALGVRIAMDDFGTGYSSLSNLRSFPFDRIKIDGSFIKAVHSNPQGAAIVRSVLGLGRGLGLAVVAEGVETAEELSFLADAQCPLAQGYLLGRPAPIARFSAHTHGHAVPPEAASVA, encoded by the coding sequence ATGTTCTCAGTCATCGGTTGTTTTGCCGGGGAACACAACCTGTGGCTGGTAGGCCTCGCGGCCCTCGTCTGCGCGCTGGCGAGCGGCACCGCGATCGAGCTGCTCACCCATGCCGGCCGGACCGGCGGCCGCGGCCGCTACGCCTGGCTCGCGGTGGCCGCCGCCGCCGGGGGATCGGGGATCTGGGCGACGCATTTCCTGGCGATGCTCGCCTTCGAGCCGGGGCTGCCGTCCGGCTACGGCGTCGGGCTGACGCTCCTCTCCTACGTGGACGCCGTCGCGATCACCGGGCTCGGCTTCGCCCTGGCCGCGTCCGGCCGGGCGGTCCAGGCGGGCCTGGGCGGCGCCGTGGTCGGCGGCGGCATCGCGACGATGCACTACACCGGCATGGCCGCCTATCAGGTGGCGGGGCACCTCGCCTGGAGCCCCGCGCTGGTTGTGGTCTCGGTCGGCCTCGGCGCGGGACTCGGCGCCGCCGCCTTGGTGGTCGGCCTGTCGGCCACCACGGTCCGGGGCCGGTACGGCGGCGCCGCGCTGCTGATCCTGGCGATCTGCGGCCACCACTTCACCGGCATGGGCGCGGTGACCCTCCATCCCGACCCCGCGGTGGCGATCCCTTCGGGCGCGATCCGGACCGGGTGGCTCGCCGCGGCCGTGGCGGTGGCGAGCTGCCTGATCCTGCTGCTCGCCGGCGCCGCCCTGATGGTCGACCTGCGGGAGCGCCGCCGCGCCGATCTCGAGCGCGAGCGCCTGCGCAGCCTCGCCAACGCGGCCGTGGAGGGCCTCGTCGTCTGCCGCGGCGGCGAGATCGTCAGCGCCAACGAGGCCTTCGCCCGGCTCGCGGGCCTGGAGGCGGCCCTCCTGACGGGCCGGAGCCTGAACGCCTACCTGCCGGACCTCGTGCCCGGCGCCGGGACGGCCGACCAGCCCCTGGAGACCGAGCTCGTCCCGGCGGGGGGCGCCCCCATCCCGGTGGAGGTGATCATGCGCCCGGTCGCCGAGTACGGGCGCCTGCCGCACCACGCCGTGGCGGTGCGCGACCTGCGCGCCCGGCGCCGGGCCGAGAGCGAGATCCACTACCTCGCCCACCACGACGCGCTCACCGGTCTCGCCAACCGCACGAGCTTCCACGCGCGGCTCGAGCGCGAGATGCGCGCCGCGGACGTCCAGGGCGGCCGGCTCGCGGTGCTGTGCCTCGACCTCGACCGCTTCAAGGAGGTCAACGACCTGTTCGGGCACGCGGCCGGCGACGCGATGCTGCGCGACCTCGCGCTCCGGGTCGGCGGCCTCCTCGATCCCAGGCAGCTGATGGCGCGGCTCGGCGGCGACGAGTTCGCCATCCTGACGCCGCAGGCGGACGGATCCGCCGAGCGGCTGGCCGAGCGGATCCTCGCCACCCTGGCGGCGGTGCCGGCCGCCTCCGGCCCGGTGATCGCCACCAGCATCGGCGTCGCGGTCTATCCCGACGACGCCGCGGACCAGCGCGCGCTCCTGAGCCACGCCGACGCCGCCCTCTACCGGGCCAAGAACGAGGGGCGCGGCACCTGCCGGCGCTACGACGCCAGCATGGGCGCGGAGATCCGCGACCGGCGCCAGCTCGAGCACAACCTCCGCCACGCGGTGGCGCGGGGCGAGCTGGAGCTCGTCTACCAGCCGCAGAGCCAGATCGAGTCCGGCACGGTCACGGGCTTCGAGGCGCTGCTGCGCTGGCGCCATCCGGCCAGGGGCAGCATTTCCCCGGCCGTGTTCGTGCCGATCGCCGAGGAGACCGGGGCGATCCTGGAGATCGGCGCCTGGGTGCTGCGGGAAGCCTGCCGGGCGGCGGCCGGCTGGCCGAACCCGCTGGCGATCGCCGTCAACGTCTCGGCGGTGCAGCTCCACAACCCGCTCTTCGTCCAGTTCGTCCACGGCACCCTGTACGAGTCCGGGCTGAAAGCGGAGCGCCTGGAGATCGAGATCACCGAGACCGCGCTGATCCGGGACCCGGCCCGGGCGCTCCTCACCCTGCGGCAGCTCAAGGCCCTCGGCGTGCGGATCGCCATGGACGATTTCGGCACCGGCTACTCGTCGCTGTCGAACCTGCGCTCCTTCCCGTTCGACCGGATCAAGATCGACGGCTCGTTCATCAAGGCGGTCCACAGCAACCCGCAGGGGGCCGCGATCGTGCGCTCGGTCCTGGGGCTGGGGCGCGGCCTCGGGCTCGCCGTGGTGGCGGAGGGCGTGGAGACCGCCGAGGAGCTGTCCTTCCTGGCCGACGCGCAGTGCCCCCTCGCCCAGGGCTACCTGCTGGGCCGGCCGGCACCGATCGCGCGCTTCTCGGCCCACACCCACGGCCACGCTGTCCCGCCGGAGGCGGCCTCGGTGGCGTGA
- a CDS encoding EVE domain-containing protein — MAYWLFKSEPATWSWDQQVAAGEAGTHWNGVRNHLAKKQLMAMRVGEQGFFYHSNEGKAVVGIVAVIRAYYPDHTDETGRFGMVDVKAVRAMQSPVTLEAIKADPALADMVLVNNSRLSVQPVTEAEWARVCALGGLG, encoded by the coding sequence ATGGCGTACTGGCTGTTCAAATCCGAGCCCGCGACCTGGTCGTGGGATCAGCAGGTCGCCGCCGGGGAGGCCGGCACGCACTGGAACGGCGTGCGCAACCACCTCGCCAAGAAGCAGCTGATGGCCATGCGGGTCGGCGAGCAGGGCTTCTTCTACCACTCGAACGAGGGCAAGGCGGTGGTCGGCATCGTGGCGGTGATCCGCGCCTACTATCCCGACCACACCGACGAGACCGGCCGCTTCGGCATGGTCGACGTCAAGGCCGTGCGGGCGATGCAGAGCCCGGTGACGCTCGAGGCGATCAAGGCCGATCCGGCGCTCGCCGACATGGTGCTGGTCAACAATTCGCGGCTGTCGGTGCAGCCGGTGACCGAGGCCGAGTGGGCGCGGGTCTGCGCGCTCGGCGGTCTCGGCTGA
- a CDS encoding sensor histidine kinase, translating to MPDLTVEMVQRGRGPSTEEAARRLGVAREIRSAREKLTSQTGLERAFDYELLRHYAQYRVGAGIPLAGFAAALAAAATFWIAPPVAAAWALGVFLMITLNTTLSRRFLRADPATIPLARWRRRFLIGEVLQSLSWAAMIGLGTTGGWTFALFGLVIAAAVTTMLAATVPLAAIAALVPLALATASLAAFSRGMDLLMLVVMAGGAQVFFLGLSRRLYTSTVGALRSRAEKDAVFGELEQAKANSDEARRRAEEANLAKSRFLATMSHELRTPLNAILGFSEVMKNEVFGTHTAPSYREYSHDIHDSGMHLLNLINEILDLSRIEAGRYELNEEPVQLAHVVEECRHMMGLRAKAKNQTFHDLVDGSLPRLWADERALRQIVLNLLSNAVKFTPPGGEIWLKVGWTASGGQYVSVKDSGPGIPEDELGTVLSSFGRGSLAIKTAEQGSGLGLPIVKGLVELHGGQFQLSSKPREGTEVVVTLPAARVMDTLPPVDVEPEFMGPVRGPLNRAA from the coding sequence ATGCCCGATCTCACCGTCGAGATGGTCCAGCGCGGTCGCGGCCCCTCGACGGAGGAGGCGGCGCGCCGCCTCGGGGTTGCCCGCGAGATCCGCTCGGCCCGCGAGAAGCTGACCTCGCAGACCGGCCTGGAGCGGGCCTTCGACTACGAGCTGCTGCGCCACTACGCCCAGTACCGGGTCGGCGCGGGCATCCCGCTGGCGGGGTTCGCGGCGGCGCTGGCCGCGGCGGCGACCTTCTGGATCGCGCCGCCGGTGGCGGCGGCCTGGGCGCTCGGCGTCTTCCTGATGATCACGCTCAACACGACGTTGAGCCGGCGCTTCCTCCGCGCCGACCCGGCGACGATCCCGCTCGCCCGCTGGCGGCGCCGCTTCCTGATCGGCGAGGTGCTGCAGAGCCTGTCGTGGGCCGCGATGATCGGGCTCGGCACCACCGGCGGTTGGACCTTCGCGCTGTTCGGCCTGGTCATCGCCGCCGCGGTCACCACCATGCTGGCCGCGACGGTGCCGCTCGCCGCCATCGCCGCCCTGGTGCCGCTCGCCCTCGCCACCGCCTCGCTCGCGGCCTTCTCCCGCGGGATGGACCTGCTGATGCTGGTGGTGATGGCCGGCGGCGCGCAGGTCTTCTTCCTCGGCCTGTCCCGCCGCCTCTACACCTCGACGGTCGGCGCCCTGCGCTCCCGCGCCGAGAAGGACGCGGTGTTCGGCGAGCTGGAGCAGGCCAAGGCCAACTCGGACGAGGCCCGGCGCCGGGCCGAGGAGGCCAACCTCGCCAAGTCGCGCTTCCTCGCCACGATGAGCCACGAGCTGCGCACGCCGCTCAACGCCATCCTGGGCTTCTCGGAGGTGATGAAGAACGAGGTCTTCGGCACCCACACGGCGCCGTCCTACCGCGAGTACTCGCACGACATCCACGACAGCGGGATGCACCTCCTGAACCTGATCAACGAGATCCTCGACCTGTCGCGGATCGAGGCGGGGCGCTACGAGCTCAACGAGGAGCCGGTGCAGCTCGCCCACGTGGTCGAGGAGTGCCGCCACATGATGGGCCTGCGGGCCAAGGCGAAGAACCAGACCTTCCACGACCTCGTCGACGGCTCGCTGCCGCGACTCTGGGCCGACGAGCGGGCGCTGCGCCAGATCGTCCTGAACCTGCTGTCGAACGCCGTGAAGTTCACGCCCCCGGGCGGCGAGATCTGGCTGAAGGTCGGCTGGACCGCCTCGGGCGGGCAGTACGTGTCGGTGAAGGACAGCGGTCCGGGCATCCCCGAGGACGAGCTCGGCACGGTCCTGTCGTCGTTCGGGCGCGGCTCGCTCGCGATCAAGACTGCCGAGCAGGGCTCCGGCCTCGGCCTCCCGATCGTGAAGGGCTTGGTGGAGCTGCACGGCGGGCAGTTCCAGCTGTCGTCCAAGCCCCGCGAGGGCACCGAGGTGGTGGTGACCCTGCCGGCCGCCCGGGTCATGGACACGCTGCCGCCGGTCGACGTCGAGCCGGAATTCATGGGCCCCGTGCGCGGCCCCCTCAACCGCGCCGCCTGA
- a CDS encoding (2Fe-2S)-binding protein has product MPNLTVNGVAHAIDADPDMPLLWVLRDRLDATGTKYGCGIAQCGACTVHLDGQPVRACQTRIGDVGTAQVTTIEGVSGRVAEAVQAAWRKLDVVQCGYCQSGQIMSAIGLLSGNAKPTDADIDGAMDGNICRCGTYQRIRAAIHEAARSLA; this is encoded by the coding sequence ATGCCGAATCTCACCGTCAACGGCGTCGCGCACGCGATCGACGCCGATCCCGACATGCCCCTGCTCTGGGTGCTGCGCGATCGGCTCGACGCCACCGGCACCAAGTACGGCTGCGGCATCGCGCAGTGCGGCGCCTGCACGGTCCATCTCGACGGCCAGCCGGTCCGTGCCTGCCAGACGCGGATCGGTGACGTCGGCACCGCGCAGGTGACGACCATCGAGGGCGTGTCGGGCCGGGTGGCCGAGGCCGTTCAGGCGGCGTGGCGCAAGCTCGACGTGGTCCAGTGCGGCTACTGCCAGTCCGGCCAGATCATGTCGGCCATCGGCCTGCTCTCGGGCAACGCCAAGCCGACCGACGCCGACATCGACGGCGCCATGGACGGCAACATCTGCCGCTGCGGCACCTATCAGCGCATCCGCGCGGCGATTCACGAAGCCGCGCGCAGCCTCGCCTGA
- a CDS encoding xanthine dehydrogenase family protein molybdopterin-binding subunit: MLNARRPNPLPVRPSRRGLLAGAGALVVAFRLDPKPARAAPGPNLADVKAQPNAFVRIGADDTVTVVIKHLDMGQGNTTGLATILADELGADWAKVRTEFAPADATLYNNTLMGPIQGTGGSTAVANSWFQLRKAGAAAREMLMAEAAFRWKVPVSEITVADNLVRHAPSGRQARFGELAASAASLPVPSEPRLKDPSEWTLIGQRVPRLDSVAKTNGTAVYSLDIRRPNQVTAVVARAPRFGATVKSFDAAAARKVAGVLDVVQVPTGVAVIARDTWSAMKGREALTVAWDDSTAETRSSDAILAEYRERAKGPGLTASERGDPQAALKGAAKVVEAEFTFPYLAHAAMEPLNATIDKGSDGGYDVYAGFQFQTVEQATMAAILGVTADRVRLHSNWAGGSFGRRATPTADYLAEAATVFKASGEKAPVHLVWTREDDMAGGYYRPTVLHRVRAGIDGRGAVVGWDHVMVGKSIMIGSPFEAMIVKNGIDATTVEGASDTAYALPAYRFGVHNGREGVPVLWWRSVGHTHTAHVMEVMIDELAHAANVDPVAYRLSILTQAPRLSGVLKLAAEKAGWSAKPQDQGRGLGVAVHESFGSYVAMVADVTAHDAAIRVNRIVAAVDVGVPVNPDVIRAQVEGAVGFALSAVLRNCITLKDGQVQEHNFDAYEPTRMSEMPKVEVHIVPSQAAPTGIGEPGVPVLGPSIANAVFAATGRRLRSLPLDLSGVKGA; encoded by the coding sequence ATGCTGAACGCCCGTCGACCGAATCCCCTGCCCGTCCGTCCCAGCCGCCGCGGCCTGCTCGCGGGCGCCGGCGCCCTCGTGGTCGCGTTCCGGCTCGACCCGAAACCCGCGCGCGCCGCGCCCGGACCGAACCTCGCCGACGTGAAGGCGCAGCCCAACGCCTTCGTGCGGATCGGCGCGGACGACACCGTCACGGTGGTGATCAAGCACCTCGACATGGGCCAGGGGAACACGACCGGGCTCGCCACGATCCTGGCCGACGAGCTCGGCGCCGACTGGGCGAAGGTCCGCACCGAGTTCGCCCCCGCCGACGCGACGCTCTACAACAACACCCTGATGGGCCCGATCCAGGGCACCGGCGGCTCGACCGCGGTGGCCAATTCCTGGTTCCAGCTGCGCAAGGCCGGCGCGGCCGCCCGCGAGATGCTGATGGCGGAGGCCGCCTTCCGCTGGAAGGTGCCGGTCTCCGAGATCACGGTCGCCGACAATCTCGTGCGCCACGCCCCGTCCGGCCGGCAGGCCCGGTTCGGCGAGCTCGCGGCCTCGGCGGCCTCGCTGCCGGTGCCCTCCGAGCCGCGGCTCAAGGACCCGAGCGAGTGGACGCTGATCGGCCAGAGGGTGCCGCGCCTCGATTCCGTCGCCAAGACCAACGGCACGGCGGTCTACTCCCTCGACATCCGCCGCCCGAACCAGGTCACGGCGGTCGTGGCCCGGGCGCCGCGCTTCGGCGCCACCGTGAAGAGCTTCGACGCCGCGGCCGCCCGCAAGGTCGCGGGCGTGCTCGACGTCGTGCAGGTGCCGACCGGCGTGGCGGTGATCGCCCGCGACACGTGGTCGGCCATGAAGGGCCGCGAGGCGCTCACGGTCGCGTGGGACGACAGCACCGCCGAGACCCGCTCGTCCGACGCGATCCTGGCCGAGTACCGCGAGCGCGCCAAGGGCCCCGGCCTGACGGCGTCCGAGCGCGGCGACCCGCAGGCGGCGCTCAAGGGCGCCGCCAAGGTCGTCGAGGCCGAGTTCACCTTCCCCTACCTCGCCCACGCGGCGATGGAGCCCTTGAACGCCACGATCGATAAGGGGTCCGACGGCGGCTACGACGTCTACGCGGGCTTCCAGTTCCAGACCGTCGAGCAGGCCACCATGGCGGCGATCCTCGGCGTGACGGCCGACCGGGTCCGGCTGCACAGCAACTGGGCCGGCGGCTCGTTCGGGCGCCGGGCGACGCCCACCGCCGACTACCTCGCGGAAGCGGCCACCGTCTTCAAGGCGTCCGGCGAGAAGGCCCCCGTGCACCTCGTCTGGACCCGCGAGGACGACATGGCCGGCGGCTACTACCGCCCGACCGTGCTGCACAGGGTCCGGGCCGGCATCGACGGCAGGGGCGCGGTGGTCGGCTGGGACCACGTCATGGTCGGCAAGTCGATCATGATCGGCTCGCCCTTCGAGGCGATGATCGTCAAGAACGGCATCGACGCCACCACCGTCGAGGGCGCCTCCGACACCGCCTACGCGCTGCCGGCCTACCGGTTCGGCGTCCATAACGGCCGCGAGGGCGTGCCGGTCTTGTGGTGGCGCTCGGTCGGCCACACCCACACGGCCCACGTGATGGAGGTGATGATCGACGAGCTGGCCCATGCCGCCAACGTCGATCCGGTGGCCTACCGGCTGTCCATCCTGACCCAGGCGCCGCGGCTGTCCGGCGTGCTCAAGCTCGCCGCCGAGAAGGCCGGCTGGAGCGCCAAGCCGCAGGACCAGGGCCGCGGCCTCGGGGTGGCGGTCCACGAATCCTTCGGCTCCTACGTCGCCATGGTGGCCGACGTCACGGCGCACGACGCCGCGATCCGCGTCAACCGGATCGTGGCGGCGGTGGATGTCGGCGTTCCGGTCAACCCGGACGTGATCCGCGCGCAGGTCGAGGGCGCGGTGGGCTTCGCCCTGTCGGCGGTGCTGCGCAACTGCATCACCCTCAAGGACGGGCAGGTGCAGGAGCACAATTTCGACGCCTACGAGCCGACCCGGATGAGCGAGATGCCGAAGGTGGAGGTGCACATCGTGCCGAGCCAGGCGGCGCCGACCGGGATCGGTGAGCCGGGCGTGCCCGTGCTCGGGCCGTCGATCGCCAACGCGGTCTTCGCCGCGACCGGCCGGCGCCTGCGCTCCCTGCCGCTCGACCTCTCCGGCGTGAAGGGCGCGTGA
- a CDS encoding uracil-DNA glycosylase family protein, translating into MPAFDDTAARLRACRLCRDTPRYGPPLPQEPRPIVQGSATARLCIASQAPGTRAHRTGQPFTDPSGVRLRSWLGLDAAQFYDAARVAIVPMGSCFPGLDAKGGDRPPRRECAERWRDELFAGLPDLALILVIGQYAQAWHLGKMDGGLTGTVRRWREILAEPRRPRVLPLPHPSWRNNGWLKREPWFEAELLPVLRAEVARVMAG; encoded by the coding sequence ATGCCCGCCTTCGACGACACCGCCGCGCGCCTGCGCGCCTGCCGCCTCTGCCGCGACACGCCGCGCTACGGGCCGCCCCTGCCCCAGGAGCCCCGGCCGATCGTGCAGGGCTCGGCCACGGCCCGCCTGTGCATCGCCAGCCAGGCCCCCGGCACCCGCGCCCACCGCACCGGCCAGCCGTTCACCGACCCGTCGGGCGTGCGGCTGCGGTCCTGGCTCGGGCTCGACGCGGCGCAGTTCTACGACGCCGCCCGGGTGGCCATCGTGCCGATGGGGTCGTGCTTCCCCGGCCTCGACGCCAAGGGCGGCGACCGGCCGCCCCGCCGGGAATGCGCCGAGCGCTGGCGGGACGAGCTGTTCGCCGGCCTGCCGGACCTCGCGCTGATCCTGGTGATCGGCCAGTACGCGCAAGCTTGGCATCTGGGAAAGATGGACGGCGGCCTCACCGGCACGGTGCGGCGCTGGCGCGAGATCCTGGCCGAGCCGCGCCGCCCCCGGGTCCTGCCCCTGCCGCACCCGTCCTGGCGCAACAACGGCTGGCTCAAGCGCGAGCCCTGGTTCGAGGCGGAACTGCTGCCGGTGCTGCGCGCCGAGGTGGCGCGGGTGATGGCGGGGTGA
- the pyrF gene encoding orotidine-5'-phosphate decarboxylase, producing the protein MTEIADPRDRLIVALDLPSVQAAEALIDRIGDAATFYKIGYQLGYAGGLALAERLAGRGLKVFLDLKLHDIGNTVEEGVRSASGSGATFLTVHAYPQTMRAAVRGRGAGLKVLAVTVLTSYDDADAAEAGYGLPVAELVAKRAAQAAEIGIDGLVCSAAEAGSVRRVVGPDRLIVTPGIRPAGAEAGDQKRVMTPGDARRAGIDHVVVGRPITGAADPRAVARAIVADLA; encoded by the coding sequence ATGACCGAGATTGCCGACCCCCGCGACCGCCTGATCGTGGCCCTCGACCTGCCGAGCGTGCAGGCGGCCGAGGCGCTGATCGACCGGATCGGCGATGCCGCGACCTTCTACAAGATCGGCTACCAGCTGGGTTACGCGGGCGGCCTCGCCCTGGCCGAGCGGCTGGCGGGACGCGGCCTCAAGGTCTTCCTCGACCTGAAGCTCCACGACATCGGCAACACCGTCGAGGAGGGCGTGCGCTCGGCCTCGGGCTCCGGCGCCACCTTCCTCACCGTCCACGCCTACCCGCAGACCATGCGGGCGGCGGTCCGCGGCCGGGGCGCGGGGCTCAAGGTCCTCGCCGTGACGGTGCTGACCTCCTACGACGATGCCGACGCCGCGGAGGCCGGCTACGGCCTGCCGGTGGCGGAGCTCGTCGCCAAGCGCGCCGCCCAGGCGGCCGAGATCGGCATCGACGGCCTCGTCTGCTCGGCCGCCGAGGCGGGCTCGGTCCGGCGCGTCGTCGGTCCGGACCGGCTGATCGTCACCCCGGGCATCCGCCCGGCGGGCGCCGAGGCGGGCGATCAGAAGCGGGTCATGACGCCGGGCGATGCCCGCCGGGCCGGGATCGACCACGTGGTGGTCGGCCGCCCGATCACCGGCGCCGCCGACCCCCGCGCGGTGGCGCGGGCGATCGTGGCGGATCTCGCCTGA
- a CDS encoding DUF1330 domain-containing protein encodes MTKGYWIARVDVRDAEAYKDYVAANGAAFAKFGGRFLVRGGAHEAVMGPARSRNVVIEFPSYADALACWNSDLYQAAKAKQRGGVEAEILVIEGYDGPQPSASEPAPEAGPASE; translated from the coding sequence ATGACGAAGGGCTACTGGATCGCGCGGGTCGATGTCCGCGACGCGGAGGCCTACAAGGACTACGTGGCGGCCAACGGCGCGGCCTTCGCCAAGTTCGGCGGCCGCTTCCTCGTGCGCGGCGGCGCCCACGAGGCGGTGATGGGCCCGGCCCGGTCCCGCAACGTGGTGATCGAGTTCCCGAGCTACGCCGACGCCCTCGCCTGCTGGAACTCCGACCTCTACCAGGCCGCCAAGGCCAAGCAGCGCGGCGGCGTCGAGGCCGAGATCCTGGTCATCGAGGGCTATGACGGCCCGCAGCCCAGCGCTTCCGAGCCGGCGCCGGAGGCGGGGCCGGCCTCCGAGTAG
- a CDS encoding TetR/AcrR family transcriptional regulator: protein MSLEDTTRSLAEECAPDTRSRILATAGAYFREIGYQKTTVADIARTLKMSPANVYRFFESKKAINEAVLERLIGESEAVILGIADRPGLDATARLAAAIEALHRDSTRRCETFPRLHEMIEAAMAESWDVCRHHVARITAGFERIIRDGVARGEFEAADPAEAAACVHVAIARYTHPLLVGCSTLQPVPPMAAMTAFLLRSLAPRGTLS from the coding sequence ATGTCCCTCGAAGATACGACCCGCTCGCTCGCGGAGGAGTGCGCGCCCGACACGCGGAGCCGCATCCTCGCGACGGCGGGCGCGTATTTCCGCGAGATCGGCTACCAGAAGACGACCGTGGCCGACATCGCCCGGACTCTGAAGATGAGCCCGGCCAACGTCTACCGCTTCTTCGAGTCGAAGAAGGCCATCAACGAGGCGGTGCTGGAGCGGTTGATCGGCGAGAGCGAGGCGGTGATCCTCGGCATCGCCGACCGGCCGGGCCTCGACGCCACCGCGCGCCTCGCGGCGGCGATCGAGGCCCTGCATCGCGACTCCACCCGGCGCTGCGAGACGTTTCCCCGCCTGCACGAGATGATCGAGGCGGCGATGGCGGAGAGCTGGGACGTCTGCCGCCACCACGTGGCCCGGATCACCGCCGGGTTCGAGCGGATCATCCGCGACGGGGTGGCGCGGGGCGAGTTCGAGGCGGCCGACCCCGCCGAGGCGGCCGCCTGCGTCCACGTCGCCATCGCCCGCTACACCCACCCGCTGCTTGTGGGCTGCTCCACCCTTCAGCCGGTGCCGCCCATGGCGGCGATGACCGCGTTCCTGCTGCGGAGCCTCGCGCCGCGCGGGACCCTGTCGTAG
- a CDS encoding SDR family NAD(P)-dependent oxidoreductase, translating to MSFTDTRALVTGADSGIGQATAELLARAGADVAITYHRDADGIRETAARVEAAGRRALVLQLDVGDPAAVTAAFDRIGSEFGTLDILVANAGQAMSGMPVAEMDDAVLERILRVNLMGPLFCARPFIRMRRAQGGNGKIVFVSSVAQHLPTPESAPYGMSKAGLGSLCRSLSRELAEDRINVNSVAPGLIETPMTADRFEKPEVLDESLERIPWHRAGQPEEIARAILYLASDDAAYVTGHTLVVDGGLTMQWGGA from the coding sequence ATGAGCTTCACCGACACCCGCGCCCTGGTCACCGGAGCCGATTCCGGCATCGGCCAGGCGACCGCGGAGCTGCTCGCCCGGGCGGGTGCCGACGTCGCCATCACCTATCACCGCGACGCGGACGGCATCCGGGAGACCGCCGCGCGGGTCGAGGCCGCGGGCCGCCGGGCGCTGGTGCTCCAGCTCGATGTCGGCGACCCGGCGGCGGTCACGGCCGCCTTCGACCGCATCGGCAGCGAGTTCGGCACCCTCGACATCCTCGTGGCCAATGCCGGGCAGGCCATGAGCGGCATGCCGGTCGCCGAGATGGACGACGCGGTGCTGGAGCGGATCCTGCGGGTGAACCTCATGGGGCCGCTGTTCTGCGCCCGCCCCTTCATCAGGATGCGCCGGGCGCAGGGCGGGAACGGCAAGATCGTGTTCGTCTCCTCCGTGGCCCAGCACCTGCCGACGCCGGAGAGCGCCCCCTACGGCATGTCGAAGGCCGGACTCGGTTCCCTCTGCCGGTCCCTGTCGCGCGAACTCGCGGAGGACCGGATCAACGTCAACAGCGTCGCCCCGGGCCTGATCGAGACGCCGATGACCGCCGACCGGTTCGAGAAGCCGGAGGTTCTCGACGAATCCCTGGAGCGGATCCCGTGGCACCGGGCCGGCCAGCCGGAGGAGATCGCCCGGGCGATCCTCTACTTGGCCTCGGACGACGCCGCCTACGTCACCGGCCACACCCTGGTGGTCGACGGCGGCCTGACGATGCAGTGGGGTGGCGCCTGA
- a CDS encoding cysteine hydrolase family protein → MQRMFAESTDWQTPWMNRVLPHVCRLAAAHPERTVFTRFIPAARPGEGRGTWATYSRRWAGMTRERLDPGLIDLVPDLARLAPPAEIIDKTVYSPWLDTGLDARLRARGVDTLIVTGAETDVCVLAAVLGGVDLGYRIVLATDALCSSCDEAHDALLLMYRMRYGHQVETMTTAEILDRWH, encoded by the coding sequence ATGCAGCGCATGTTCGCCGAGTCCACCGACTGGCAGACGCCGTGGATGAACCGCGTCCTGCCCCATGTCTGCCGCCTCGCGGCGGCGCACCCGGAGCGGACCGTCTTCACCCGCTTCATCCCGGCGGCCCGGCCGGGCGAGGGCCGCGGCACCTGGGCGACCTACTCGCGGCGCTGGGCCGGCATGACCCGGGAGCGCCTCGACCCGGGCTTGATCGACCTCGTCCCGGACCTCGCCCGGCTGGCTCCGCCCGCCGAGATCATCGACAAGACCGTCTACTCGCCCTGGCTGGACACCGGCCTCGACGCGCGCCTGCGCGCGCGCGGCGTCGACACGCTGATCGTCACCGGCGCCGAGACCGACGTCTGTGTGCTGGCCGCCGTGCTCGGCGGGGTCGATCTCGGCTACCGGATCGTGCTGGCCACCGACGCCCTGTGCAGCTCCTGCGACGAGGCGCACGACGCCCTCCTTCTGATGTACCGGATGCGCTACGGCCACCAGGTCGAGACGATGACGACCGCCGAGATCCTCGACCGCTGGCACTGA